A genome region from Mastacembelus armatus chromosome 8, fMasArm1.2, whole genome shotgun sequence includes the following:
- the LOC113141534 gene encoding nuclear GTPase SLIP-GC-like produces the protein MDEFVRSKLTEWGLSQWIEKFKEEEIGKKSLYCLRDQEINELIPRLGPRAIFKEKLTALKKDQEEAAEGTSDKGKRKMDPPDMSSKCQSPPSKQRRLHSEKILLSRMKHIMDSISHRLPKENATRLNEFLKIKIRELETDKRELVGVFGKTGAGKSSLINAIIGEEKLLPSGSVSACTSVMIKVEANVHSSKYEAEIEFMTREEWKDELWSMIQYIGDNTDQERDKDEDYHEIVEKLSALYGEEWENKSTENLMDNKYFRDIPEFHISKKKILTCETAEELSAKCVKYIRSDSKDGADKNIKRWYWPLVKCVTVRVPQNDLLQHVTLVDLPGNGDRNKSRDKMWKELVGSCSTVWIVTETNRAASEKEAWDILENASSLMGNGGECQRIHFICTKTDVIEDLDDQSAADVPVRTLRRNMELKEEIIKEFNKLKKVKKQFSDGCFKVFTVSSHEFLKKKHLEKDDTEIPKLQNFLQNLNDCHSETLNYVSGAHGILSLMQGTKTMPCQLVADKKAAVCRHLEEEIRNELDEVRKSMEEANKTFEKCLTEGVKKSKSSCEEVVGSIIHPRRQSGRGFYKTLKCVVENSGIYKPKKGKPINLNMKLSSHLTESIDEEFRKTFPNEGKSGPYHGVINKFSLGTDKLTKQNKDIELQLLFLKTEEEKLKTKLNRTIRQRKKMIYNSLTDTIEEYMKECYKKAADFRGEGTLGNMRETLMNHVHDEKYRMFERAKAVMLDELNKLKEEILQRLETTLMESMELSLRTDDYSIPDVSRELEMVKTHYHELTNSQDQ, from the exons AAGGATCaggaagaagcagcagaggGAACAAGTGATAAGG gaaagagaaagatggaTCCTCCGGACATGTCCAGCAAATGTCAGTCACCACCAAGTAAACAACGCCGATTACATTCAG AAAAAATCCTACTGTCTCGTATGAAACACATTATGGATAGCATCAGTCACAGGCTGCCTAAAGAAAATGCCACAAGGCTCAATGAATTCCTGAA GATTAAAATCAGGGAGTTGGAGACAGACAAGAGGGAGCTGGTTGGTGTCTTTGGTAAAACTGGGGCTGGAAAGAGCTCTCTGATAAATGCCATCATTGGAGAGGAGAAGCTTTTGCCCTCTGGAAGTGTCAGTGCATGTACCTCAGTCATGATTAAAGTAGAGGCTAATGTGCACAGCTCAAAGTATGAGGCAGAGATTGAGTTCATGACAAGAGAG GAGTGGAAAGATGAGTTGTGGTCCATGATTCAATATATTGGGGATAATACAGATCAGGAAAGGGACAAAGATGAAGATTATCATGAGATTGTGGAAAAGCTGTCAGCTTTGTATGGAGAAGAGTGggaaaacaaatccacagaaaaCTTGATGGACAACAAGTATTTCAGAGACATTCCAGAGTTTCACATTTCCAAGAAGAAGATTCTGACATGTGAAACA gCTGAAGAGCTGTCTGCAAAATGTGTCAAATACATAAGAAGTGACTCCAAAGACggagcagacaaaaacattaagagGTGGTATTGGCCACTAGTGAAGTGTGTGACTGTCAGGGTGCCTCAGAATGATCTTCTCCAGCATGTCACACTTGTGGACCTTCCTGGAAATGGGGACCGTAACAAGAGCAGAGACAAGATGTGGAAAGAG CTTGTTGGAAGTTGCTCTACAGTGTGGATTGTGACAGAAACTAATCGAGCAGCATCAGAGAAAGAAGCCTGGGACATCCTGGAAAATGCCAGCAGCCTCATGGGAAATGGTGGCGAGTGTCAGCGCATTCACTTCATCTGCACCAAGACTGATGTTATTGAAGATCTGGATGATCA GTCAGCAGCTGATGTTCCTGTTCGCACACTTAGAAGAAACATGGAACTCAAGGAAGAAATAATCAAAGAAttcaacaaactgaaaaaggtTAAG AAACAATTCAGTGATGGATGTTTCAAAGTGTTCACAGTGAGCTCCCAtgagtttctgaaaaaaaaacatctagagAAAGATGACACTG aaataccCAAACTTCAGAATTTTCTGCAAAATCTCAATGACTGTCACTCAGAGACATTAAACTATGTGTCTGGAGCTCATGGGATTCTCTCTTTGATGCAGGGGACTAAAACTATGCCATGTCAACTGGTG gctgacaaaaaagcagctgtgtgcaGACACCTTGAAGAAGAAATAAGGAATGAACTTGATGAAGTGAGAAAATCCATGGAAGAGGCTAATAAGACTTTTGAAAAATGCCTCACTGAAGGGgttaaaaaatcaaaaagttcaTGTGAAGAAGTCGTGGGTTCCATCATACATcct CGCAGACAATCAGGTCGGGGTTTTTACAAGACATTGAAGTGTGTAGTTGAGAACAGTGGCATCTATAAACCAAAAAAAGGGAAACCAATTAACCTCAACATGAAGTTATCATCACACTTGACTGAGAGCATTGATGAGGAATTCAGGAAGACCTTCCC aaatgaaggaaaatctGGACCGTACCATGGAGTCATCAATAAGTTTTCGCTTGGTACAGACAAGCTGACTAAGCAGAACAAAGATATtgaactgcagctgctgtttctcaaGACAGAG GAAGAAAAACTTAAGACAAAACTCAACAGAACCATCCGGCAGCGTAAGAAAATGATCTACAACAGTCTGACAGACACAATCGAAGAATACATGAAGGAATGCTATAAAA aAGCAGCAGATTTTAGAGGAGAGGGCACACTGGGCAACATGAGGGAAACTCTTATGAATCATGTACATGATGAAAAGTACAGGATGTTTGAGAGGGCTAAAGCTGTTATGTTGGACGaactgaataagctgaag GAGGAAATCCTGCAAAGACTGGAGACAACCCTGATGGAATCAATGGAGCTGTCACTCAGGACGGATGATTACTCAATCCCAG atGTGTCAAGAGAACTTGAGATGGTGAAGACCCATTACCATGAACTGACAAACAGTCAAGATCAATAA